Proteins encoded by one window of Myxococcales bacterium:
- a CDS encoding 2-isopropylmalate synthase, giving the protein MLQVDRDDPTSRIYDWNEKDRARPAVRKPPGLLDETFRDGLQAPSVRDPSIEQKQALLRLMARLGIDAVDLGLPGAGQRARTDVLALLRTIDAERLPLTPNCAARTVLADITPILDLSQQAGMAIEVTVFIGSSPIRSIVEGWDLAQLVAHTRTAIGAVVAAGLPASFVTEDTSRSHPTALDTLFRAAIDAGASRLVLCDTCGHATPEGVRSLVNFTRGVLRALDVADRVAVDWHGHDDRGHALVNSLAALECGVDRVHGCGLGLGERAGNAPLDLILLNLHLLGLLDPARHDVSCLVDYVTQISVATGVPIPASYPLAGRDVFRTATGVHAAAVAKAEASGDLDLADRVYSSVPARRFGRTQEIAVGHYSGRANAAWWLRHHGYPATDELVGRVLAHAKRQDRILTDDELEAVVRTP; this is encoded by the coding sequence ATGCTGCAGGTCGACCGCGACGATCCGACCAGCCGCATCTACGACTGGAACGAGAAGGACCGCGCCCGGCCGGCGGTGCGCAAGCCGCCGGGGCTGCTCGACGAGACCTTCCGCGACGGCCTGCAGGCGCCGTCGGTGCGCGACCCCTCGATCGAGCAGAAGCAGGCGCTCCTGCGGCTGATGGCGCGGCTCGGGATCGACGCGGTCGACCTCGGCCTGCCCGGCGCCGGCCAGCGCGCGCGCACCGACGTGCTCGCGCTCCTGCGGACCATCGACGCCGAGCGGCTCCCGCTCACGCCCAACTGCGCCGCGCGCACGGTCCTGGCCGACATCACGCCGATCCTCGACCTGTCGCAGCAGGCCGGCATGGCCATCGAGGTGACGGTGTTCATCGGCTCGAGCCCGATCCGCAGCATCGTCGAGGGCTGGGACCTGGCCCAGCTGGTCGCGCACACCCGGACCGCGATCGGCGCGGTCGTGGCCGCCGGCCTGCCGGCGTCGTTCGTCACCGAGGACACCAGCCGCAGCCACCCGACCGCGCTCGACACGCTGTTCCGCGCGGCGATCGACGCCGGCGCCAGCCGGCTGGTGCTGTGCGACACCTGCGGCCACGCCACGCCCGAGGGCGTGCGCAGCCTGGTCAACTTCACCCGCGGCGTGCTGCGCGCGCTCGACGTCGCCGACCGGGTCGCGGTCGACTGGCACGGCCACGACGATCGCGGCCACGCGCTGGTCAACTCGCTGGCCGCGCTCGAGTGCGGCGTCGACCGGGTCCACGGCTGCGGCCTGGGCCTGGGCGAGCGCGCCGGCAACGCCCCGCTCGATCTGATCTTGCTCAACTTGCACCTGCTCGGCCTGCTCGATCCGGCCCGCCACGACGTGTCGTGCCTGGTCGACTACGTCACGCAGATCAGCGTGGCCACCGGCGTGCCGATCCCGGCGTCGTACCCGCTGGCGGGCCGCGACGTGTTCCGGACCGCGACCGGCGTCCACGCCGCGGCCGTGGCCAAGGCCGAGGCCTCGGGCGATCTCGACCTCGCCGATCGGGTGTACTCGTCGGTGCCGGCGCGCCGGTTCGGTCGGACCCAGGAGATCGCGGTCGGTCACTACAGCGGCCGCGCCAACGCCGCGTGGTGGCTGCGGCACCACGGCTACCCGGCCACCGACGAGCTGGTCGGCCGGGTGCTCGCGCACGCCAAGCGCCAGGATCGGATCCTCACCGACGACGAGCTCGAGGCCGTCGTGCGCACGCCGTGA
- a CDS encoding benzoyl-CoA reductase subunit D yields the protein MQRLTTCGIDVGSSAIKVVILDDDADRGAELRATHLERIRRRAPQAVLAAALRSALATAKVDEGDLAYIASTGDGDVAEGVRTGHFYGMTCHARGGLFLEPRARSVLDVGALWARAIVIDPRARVLASRMTSQCAAGTGQFIENIARYLGVRLDEVGALAMTAARPEPVSGICAVLAETDVINMVSRGISTAEILRGIHESVAIRLVKLLRAAKGGTPVMVTGGLAGNAGLMATLRERLNDSGAETEVLTHPLSAHAGAIGAALWGAFRRRKLAAGSTLTPTALGAAPLTVGG from the coding sequence ATGCAACGCCTGACCACCTGTGGCATCGACGTCGGCTCGAGCGCGATCAAGGTCGTCATCCTCGATGACGACGCCGACCGCGGCGCCGAGCTCCGCGCCACCCACCTCGAGCGCATCCGGCGGCGCGCGCCCCAGGCGGTGCTGGCCGCGGCGCTGCGCAGCGCGCTGGCCACGGCCAAGGTCGACGAAGGCGACCTGGCCTACATCGCGTCGACCGGCGACGGCGACGTCGCCGAGGGCGTCCGCACCGGCCACTTCTACGGCATGACCTGCCACGCCCGCGGCGGCTTGTTCCTGGAGCCCCGGGCCCGCTCGGTGCTCGACGTCGGCGCGCTGTGGGCGCGGGCGATCGTGATCGATCCCCGGGCCCGGGTGCTGGCGTCGCGCATGACCTCGCAGTGCGCGGCCGGCACCGGCCAGTTCATCGAGAACATCGCGCGCTACCTCGGCGTCCGCCTCGACGAGGTCGGCGCGCTGGCGATGACGGCGGCGCGGCCCGAGCCGGTCTCGGGCATCTGCGCGGTGCTGGCCGAGACCGACGTGATCAACATGGTCTCGCGCGGCATCTCGACCGCCGAGATCCTGCGCGGCATCCACGAGTCGGTCGCGATCCGCCTGGTCAAGCTCCTGCGCGCGGCCAAGGGCGGCACGCCGGTCATGGTCACCGGCGGCCTGGCCGGCAACGCCGGCCTGATGGCGACCCTGCGCGAGCGGCTCAACGACAGCGGCGCCGAGACCGAGGTCCTGACCCACCCGCTGTCGGCCCACGCCGGCGCGATCGGCGCCGCGCTGTGGGGCGCGTTCCGTCGGCGCAAGCTGGCCGCGGGCTCCACCCTGACGCCGACTGCCCTGGGCGCGGCGCCGCTCACCGTCGGCGGCTGA
- a CDS encoding molybdopterin-dependent oxidoreductase, producing MADFRKVGDGRDEARAVAGHQVGRAHRKIDAVDRMRGVARYTDDLKLPGMLHGRIKRSPHAHARIIAIDPAPALALPGVHAVITGADLPTPYGVIPWTPDENALAVTKVCHVGDGVAAVAAVDEDTAIAAVDAIVVSYQPLPAIFDPVAALASTDEPINPYAKHGNLSKHVDLAFGDVDGALAGSALVLDTEFHFEGSTHAALEPHCALATVDGHGVLTVWSATQVSHYLHRELAKVLGWPAHRLRVIQPPVGGAFGGKSEPFDLEFCAALLAVRTGRPVKFLYTREEVFLAHRGRHPMAMHYKTGFDRDGRITAVDARTVIDGGAYSSFGLVTTYYSGQLLGAPYLLPAFRFDSTRAYTNKPACGPKRGHGSVQPRFALESQLDMAAVELGVDPIELRRRNFLGADARTINQFAVGSCGFLECLDRVEAGSGWRARRARLPYGRGLGVAGSTYISGTNYCIYPTELPQAAVQITLDRSGRARIFTGANDIGQGSSTMVAVIAAEELGLDLADIRVVAADSDLCPVDLGAYSSRVTLMVGNACLAAARALRGQVAGAVARRWQLAPGQVGLVARAAIDLTDPARRCSLTEAFQWAEADHGLLTAAGSYDTPRDRHGDYRGGTIGASPAYSFTAHVAEVEVDVATGEVRVVEVWAAHDCGKALSPSIVAGQIEGSVYMGLAEALMEAHTVDGAHGGVVAAPSLLDYRMPTALDTPAIHALIVEHPDAQGPYGAKEAGEGPLHPIIPAIASAIYDAIGVRLTRTPFAPPQVLAALTDRAAREAAGALAPHKRREVG from the coding sequence GTGGCTGACTTCCGCAAGGTCGGCGACGGCCGCGACGAGGCCCGCGCGGTCGCGGGCCACCAGGTCGGTCGCGCCCACCGCAAGATCGACGCGGTCGATCGCATGCGGGGCGTCGCGCGCTACACCGACGATCTCAAGCTGCCCGGCATGCTGCACGGGCGCATCAAGCGCTCGCCCCACGCCCACGCGCGCATCATCGCGATCGATCCCGCGCCGGCCCTGGCGCTGCCTGGGGTCCACGCGGTCATCACCGGCGCCGACCTGCCGACGCCGTACGGCGTCATCCCGTGGACGCCCGACGAGAACGCCCTGGCGGTGACCAAGGTCTGCCACGTCGGCGACGGCGTGGCCGCGGTCGCGGCGGTCGACGAGGACACCGCGATCGCCGCCGTCGACGCGATCGTCGTCAGCTACCAGCCGCTGCCGGCGATCTTCGATCCGGTCGCCGCGCTGGCGTCGACCGACGAGCCGATCAACCCGTACGCCAAGCACGGCAACCTGTCCAAGCACGTCGACCTCGCGTTCGGCGACGTCGACGGCGCGCTGGCCGGCAGCGCGCTGGTGCTCGACACCGAGTTTCACTTCGAGGGCTCGACCCACGCCGCGCTCGAGCCCCACTGCGCGCTGGCGACCGTCGACGGCCACGGCGTCCTGACGGTGTGGTCGGCGACCCAGGTCTCGCACTACCTGCACCGCGAGCTGGCCAAGGTGCTGGGCTGGCCGGCGCACCGCCTCCGGGTGATCCAGCCGCCGGTGGGCGGCGCGTTCGGCGGCAAGAGCGAGCCGTTCGACCTGGAGTTCTGCGCCGCGCTGCTCGCGGTCCGGACCGGTCGGCCGGTGAAGTTCCTGTACACCCGCGAGGAGGTGTTCCTCGCGCACCGCGGGCGCCACCCGATGGCGATGCACTACAAGACCGGGTTCGACCGCGACGGCCGCATCACCGCGGTCGACGCCCGGACGGTGATCGACGGCGGCGCCTACTCGAGCTTCGGCCTGGTCACGACCTACTACTCGGGCCAGCTCCTCGGCGCGCCGTACCTGCTGCCGGCGTTCCGCTTCGACTCGACCCGGGCGTACACCAACAAGCCCGCGTGCGGCCCCAAGCGCGGCCACGGCAGCGTCCAGCCGCGGTTCGCGCTCGAGAGCCAGCTCGACATGGCCGCGGTCGAGCTCGGCGTCGATCCGATCGAGCTGCGCCGCCGCAACTTCCTCGGCGCCGACGCGCGCACGATCAACCAGTTCGCGGTCGGCTCGTGCGGGTTCCTCGAGTGCCTCGATCGGGTCGAGGCCGGCTCGGGCTGGCGCGCGCGGCGCGCAAGGCTGCCCTACGGGCGCGGCCTCGGCGTGGCCGGCTCGACCTACATCAGCGGCACCAACTACTGCATCTACCCGACCGAGCTGCCCCAGGCCGCCGTCCAGATCACGCTCGATCGCTCGGGCCGGGCCCGGATCTTCACCGGCGCCAACGACATCGGCCAGGGCTCGTCGACGATGGTCGCGGTGATCGCCGCCGAGGAGCTCGGCCTCGATCTCGCCGACATCCGCGTGGTCGCCGCCGACAGCGATCTGTGCCCGGTCGATCTCGGCGCCTACAGCTCGCGGGTGACGCTGATGGTCGGCAACGCCTGCCTCGCGGCCGCACGCGCGCTGCGCGGCCAGGTCGCCGGCGCGGTGGCCCGCCGCTGGCAGCTCGCGCCCGGGCAGGTCGGGCTGGTCGCGCGCGCGGCGATCGATCTGACCGATCCCGCGCGCCGGTGCTCGCTGACCGAGGCGTTCCAGTGGGCCGAGGCCGACCACGGGCTCCTGACCGCGGCCGGCAGCTACGACACGCCCCGCGATCGCCACGGCGACTACCGCGGCGGCACGATCGGCGCGTCGCCGGCGTACTCGTTCACCGCCCACGTCGCCGAGGTCGAGGTCGACGTCGCCACCGGCGAGGTCCGCGTCGTCGAGGTCTGGGCCGCCCACGACTGCGGCAAGGCGCTGTCGCCGAGCATCGTCGCCGGCCAGATCGAGGGCTCGGTCTACATGGGCCTGGCCGAGGCGCTGATGGAGGCCCACACCGTCGACGGCGCCCACGGCGGCGTGGTCGCCGCGCCGAGCCTGCTCGACTACCGCATGCCGACCGCGCTCGACACCCCGGCGATCCACGCGCTGATCGTCGAGCACCCCGACGCCCAGGGGCCGTACGGCGCCAAGGAGGCCGGCGAGGGCCCGCTGCACCCGATCATCCCGGCGATCGCCAGCGCGATCTACGACGCGATCGGGGTCCGCCTGACCCGCACGCCGTTCGCGCCGCCGCAGGTGCTGGCGGCGCTGACCGACCGGGCCGCGCGCGAGGCCGCCGGCGCGCTGGCGCCGCACAAGCGCCGCGAGGTCGGCTGA
- the bcrB gene encoding benzoyl-CoA reductase subunit B: MIKKEASMDAQKDLLAGYFARLSRAKDEGRPVVYTFVPGNLAELMAAFDVAPVYPEVNALQSAMRQRSSGFIREAERGGHSEDVCSYVKCDLGMLAKGNVGPTGDTIPPPDLLLLSFTGCFTFMKWFELLREQYQCEVAMLHVPYVGDGVVTPAMRAYVVEQLQREVIPKLEKVTGKRLDLDKLRALLANSRRAEEDLAWVFRSAKHRPSPIDAYFGGVYYIGPIFTSFRGSEDACRYYAMLRGEVEERLAAGAGPITPEGTLGDEQFRLVVEGPPNWTSFRDFWKIFYDEGAVCVASTYTQVGGTYERGFLHDPANPLESLADYCLSCYTNLPLPRRSQILADMVKEYEADGFVIHSVKSCNSFSAGQLHMLREVERLTGVPGGFIESDLVDARYYGQANIKNRIESYLQMLHARRTGGSIPTPPAPARVHLEVVP; the protein is encoded by the coding sequence ATGATCAAGAAGGAAGCCTCGATGGACGCGCAGAAGGACCTGCTCGCCGGGTACTTCGCGCGGCTCAGCCGGGCCAAGGACGAGGGCCGGCCGGTGGTCTACACGTTCGTCCCCGGCAACCTGGCCGAGCTGATGGCGGCGTTCGACGTGGCCCCGGTGTACCCGGAGGTCAACGCGCTGCAGTCGGCGATGCGCCAGCGCTCGAGCGGCTTCATCCGCGAGGCCGAGCGCGGCGGCCACTCCGAGGACGTCTGCAGCTACGTCAAGTGCGACCTCGGCATGCTGGCCAAGGGCAACGTCGGGCCCACCGGTGACACCATCCCGCCGCCCGACCTGCTGCTCCTGTCGTTCACCGGCTGCTTCACGTTCATGAAGTGGTTCGAGCTGTTGCGCGAGCAGTACCAGTGCGAGGTGGCGATGCTGCACGTGCCGTACGTCGGCGACGGCGTCGTCACCCCGGCCATGCGCGCCTACGTGGTCGAGCAGCTCCAGCGCGAGGTCATCCCCAAGCTCGAGAAGGTCACCGGCAAGCGGCTCGACCTCGACAAGCTGCGCGCGCTGCTGGCCAACTCGCGCCGGGCCGAGGAGGACCTGGCCTGGGTCTTCCGCTCGGCCAAGCACCGGCCGTCGCCGATCGACGCCTACTTCGGCGGCGTCTACTACATCGGCCCGATCTTCACGTCGTTCCGCGGCAGCGAGGACGCGTGCCGGTACTACGCGATGCTGCGGGGCGAGGTCGAGGAGCGGCTGGCCGCCGGCGCCGGTCCGATCACGCCCGAGGGCACGCTCGGCGACGAGCAGTTCCGGCTCGTGGTCGAGGGGCCGCCCAACTGGACCTCGTTCCGGGACTTCTGGAAGATCTTCTACGACGAGGGCGCGGTGTGCGTGGCCTCGACCTACACCCAGGTCGGCGGCACCTACGAGCGCGGCTTCCTGCACGACCCAGCCAACCCGCTCGAGTCGCTCGCCGACTACTGCCTGTCCTGTTACACCAACCTGCCGCTGCCGCGGCGCAGCCAGATCCTGGCCGACATGGTCAAGGAGTACGAGGCCGACGGCTTCGTGATCCACTCGGTCAAGAGCTGCAACTCGTTCTCGGCCGGCCAGCTCCACATGCTGCGCGAGGTCGAGCGCCTGACCGGCGTGCCCGGCGGCTTCATCGAGTCCGACCTCGTCGACGCCCGCTACTACGGCCAGGCCAACATCAAGAACCGCATCGAGTCGTACCTGCAGATGCTCCACGCCCGCCGCACCGGCGGCTCGATCCCGACGCCGCCCGCGCCCGCGCGCGTCCACCTCGAGGTGGTGCCGTGA
- a CDS encoding Crp/Fnr family transcriptional regulator — protein MTPIKPGEISSCSACPCGQAAGVRYGGRCPLVDRKRRTDEMIYLEGDAVSSVWFVKRGTVVLSRTTSDGADHAHTVRAAGTFIGLEALIQGTYADTARTTAPTVLCGISRTGLDAWFGPRGTPARMALELTLAAGCAAPVRSAASDGTSIQRVARWILTSGDEQPVPRTVMASLLGMVPETLSRALAQLDADGAIAVTRRAVTVRDRAALEQRAR, from the coding sequence ATGACGCCGATCAAGCCCGGGGAGATCAGCAGCTGCTCGGCGTGTCCCTGCGGCCAGGCCGCCGGCGTCCGCTACGGTGGTCGCTGTCCCCTGGTGGATCGCAAGCGCCGGACCGACGAGATGATCTACCTGGAGGGCGACGCGGTGTCGTCGGTCTGGTTCGTCAAGCGCGGCACGGTGGTCCTGTCGCGGACCACCAGCGACGGCGCTGATCACGCCCACACCGTCCGGGCGGCCGGGACCTTCATCGGGCTGGAGGCGCTGATCCAGGGCACCTACGCCGACACCGCCCGCACCACCGCGCCGACCGTGCTGTGCGGCATCAGCCGGACCGGGCTCGACGCCTGGTTCGGGCCGCGCGGGACCCCGGCGCGCATGGCGCTCGAGCTGACGCTCGCGGCCGGGTGCGCAGCGCCGGTGCGCTCGGCGGCGTCGGACGGCACGTCGATCCAGCGCGTCGCCCGGTGGATCCTGACCAGCGGCGACGAGCAGCCGGTGCCGCGCACGGTCATGGCCTCGCTGCTCGGGATGGTGCCCGAGACGCTGTCGCGGGCCCTGGCGCAGCTCGACGCCGACGGCGCGATCGCCGTGACCCGGCGCGCGGTCACCGTCCGTGATCGCGCCGCGCTCGAGCAGCGCGCGCGCTGA
- a CDS encoding (2Fe-2S)-binding protein, with protein sequence MDDDTSLVRFTLNGEPVTVATPAHWTLLEVLRYRLDLIGTKQGCDKGDCGACTVQLDGRPVPSCVVLARQVDGRAVTTVEGLRGPTLHPLFDAFDHAVAAQCGFCTPGIVMAAEAFLRAAGRPVTRDEAAAALAGNLCRCTGYTRILDAVVAASADPGEGDGG encoded by the coding sequence ATGGACGATGACACCAGCCTGGTGCGCTTCACGCTCAACGGCGAGCCGGTCACGGTCGCCACCCCCGCCCACTGGACCTTGCTCGAGGTCCTCCGCTACCGGCTCGATCTGATCGGCACCAAGCAGGGCTGCGACAAGGGCGACTGCGGCGCGTGCACGGTGCAGCTCGATGGCCGCCCCGTGCCGTCGTGCGTGGTCCTGGCCCGCCAGGTCGACGGTCGCGCGGTGACCACGGTCGAGGGCCTGCGCGGACCGACCTTGCACCCGCTGTTCGATGCGTTCGACCACGCGGTCGCGGCGCAGTGCGGGTTCTGCACCCCGGGCATCGTCATGGCCGCCGAGGCGTTCCTGCGCGCCGCCGGTCGCCCCGTCACCCGCGACGAGGCCGCCGCCGCCCTGGCCGGCAACCTGTGCCGGTGCACCGGCTACACCCGGATCCTCGACGCGGTGGTCGCCGCCAGCGCCGACCCCGGCGAGGGCGACGGTGGCTGA
- a CDS encoding FAD binding domain-containing protein — translation MLRLPRLRVVSPTRIDDALAALAEPGARALAGGTDLLPNLKHRLAAPTVLVDLGRLPLRHVAEVDGELRVGAGVILADLAAHPLVRARAPSLALAAGRVAGPTLRNLATLGGNLHADTRCRYVNQTALWRDALGGCLKSHGDRCHVVPGGQQCVAALSSDCVPVLISLDAQLVLRGRGGERTIALVDYYRADGTAHTARAPGELATEVRIPIAPGPRRATYVKWTVRRSIDFPLISIALAFDLTADLPDAMITRARVVVGALAATPRVLRKTDAVCGQPLSAPATADVLAELIARQCRPLPNLPYDPDYRHQVLPVHLRRGLATLIAGAT, via the coding sequence ATGCTGCGCCTGCCCCGGCTCCGCGTGGTCAGCCCGACGCGGATCGACGACGCGCTCGCCGCGCTGGCCGAGCCGGGCGCGCGCGCGCTCGCGGGCGGCACCGATCTGCTGCCCAACCTCAAGCACCGCCTGGCCGCGCCGACGGTGCTGGTCGATCTCGGTCGGCTGCCGCTGCGCCACGTCGCCGAGGTCGACGGCGAGCTGCGCGTCGGCGCCGGCGTGATCCTGGCCGACCTGGCCGCGCACCCGCTGGTGCGCGCGCGGGCGCCGAGCCTGGCGCTGGCCGCCGGGCGCGTGGCCGGCCCGACCCTGCGCAACCTGGCCACGCTCGGCGGCAACCTCCACGCCGACACCCGCTGCCGCTACGTCAACCAGACCGCGCTGTGGCGCGACGCGCTCGGCGGCTGCCTCAAGTCCCACGGCGATCGCTGTCACGTCGTGCCCGGCGGCCAGCAATGCGTCGCGGCGCTGTCGAGCGACTGCGTGCCGGTGCTGATCTCGCTCGACGCACAGCTGGTGCTGCGCGGCCGCGGCGGGGAGCGCACGATCGCGCTGGTCGACTACTACCGCGCCGACGGCACCGCCCACACCGCCCGCGCCCCCGGCGAGCTCGCCACCGAGGTCCGGATCCCGATCGCGCCCGGGCCGCGGCGCGCCACCTACGTCAAGTGGACGGTCCGGCGCAGCATCGACTTCCCGCTCATCTCGATCGCGCTGGCGTTCGACCTCACCGCCGACCTGCCCGACGCGATGATCACGCGCGCCCGGGTGGTCGTCGGCGCGCTGGCCGCGACGCCGCGGGTGCTGCGCAAGACCGACGCGGTGTGTGGCCAGCCGCTGTCGGCGCCGGCGACCGCCGACGTGCTGGCGGAGCTGATCGCGCGCCAGTGCCGGCCGCTGCCGAACCTGCCCTACGATCCCGACTATCGCCACCAGGTCCTGCCGGTGCACCTGCGCCGCGGGCTGGCGACGCTGATCGCCGGGGCGACCTGA
- a CDS encoding benzoyl-CoA reductase subunit A, whose product MKLYLGVDLGSTTSKAVLVDGDEHVVGRGITNTRSNYDVAVEIARRDAMTDARLALALRLLGPDGAAIAEAFWVSADLARLDALRQSCRATAAAIPGEGPRLAPAVDVILARMVDEASQLFNATARSRGSFFRDIVGARFHALAEEQSARAGVDFERVLGVYDRAILDAENQLIDLPFDDVFAAAVAHAGLTGDRRAAALAAGRDAGAATFDVVGFVGTGYGRARLPFPRECIRSEILCHGLGAHAMLPATRTVLDIGGQDTKAIQVDGHGLVTSFQMNDRCAAGCGRYLGYIADELQLGLHELGPLALTSKRPSRITSTCTVFAGTEIRDLLAVGEKREDVLSGLHRAIITRAMSLLARSGGVTDQLTFTGGVARNQAAVNALDDMVRTHYGPRTINVHADSIYTGALGAALFARRGVPAEDLPDAKECAGCNA is encoded by the coding sequence GTGAAGCTCTACCTCGGCGTCGATCTCGGCTCGACCACGAGCAAGGCCGTGCTGGTCGACGGCGACGAGCACGTCGTCGGCCGCGGCATCACCAACACCCGCTCCAACTACGACGTCGCGGTCGAGATCGCCCGCCGCGACGCGATGACCGACGCGCGCCTGGCCCTGGCGCTGCGCCTGCTCGGCCCCGACGGCGCCGCGATCGCCGAGGCGTTCTGGGTCAGCGCTGACCTGGCCCGGCTCGACGCCCTGCGCCAGTCGTGCCGCGCCACCGCCGCCGCGATCCCGGGCGAGGGCCCGCGCCTCGCGCCCGCGGTCGACGTGATCCTGGCGCGCATGGTCGACGAGGCCAGCCAGCTGTTCAACGCCACCGCGCGCAGCCGCGGCTCGTTCTTCCGCGACATCGTCGGCGCCCGCTTCCACGCGCTGGCCGAGGAGCAGAGCGCGCGCGCCGGCGTCGACTTCGAGCGCGTGCTCGGCGTCTACGACCGCGCGATCCTCGACGCCGAGAACCAGCTCATCGACCTGCCGTTCGACGACGTGTTCGCGGCCGCGGTCGCGCACGCGGGCCTGACCGGCGACCGGCGGGCCGCGGCGCTGGCGGCCGGGCGCGACGCCGGCGCGGCGACGTTCGACGTGGTCGGGTTCGTCGGCACCGGCTACGGCCGGGCCCGGCTGCCGTTCCCGCGCGAGTGCATCCGCTCGGAGATCCTGTGCCACGGCCTCGGCGCCCACGCGATGCTGCCCGCGACCCGGACCGTGCTCGACATCGGCGGCCAGGACACCAAGGCGATCCAGGTCGACGGGCACGGCCTGGTGACGTCCTTCCAGATGAACGATCGGTGCGCGGCCGGCTGCGGCCGCTACCTGGGCTACATCGCCGACGAGCTGCAGCTCGGCCTGCACGAGCTCGGGCCGCTGGCGCTGACCTCGAAGCGGCCGTCGCGGATCACCTCGACCTGCACCGTCTTCGCGGGCACCGAGATCCGCGACCTGCTCGCGGTCGGCGAGAAGCGCGAGGACGTGCTGAGCGGCCTGCACCGCGCGATCATCACCCGGGCGATGAGCCTCTTGGCCCGCTCGGGCGGGGTCACCGATCAGCTCACGTTCACCGGCGGGGTCGCGCGCAACCAGGCCGCGGTCAACGCGCTCGACGACATGGTCCGGACCCACTACGGCCCGCGCACGATCAACGTCCACGCCGACTCGATCTACACCGGCGCGCTCGGCGCGGCCCTGTTCGCCCGACGCGGGGTGCCGGCCGAGGACCTGCCCGACGCCAAGGAGTGTGCCGGATGCAACGCCTGA
- a CDS encoding B12-binding domain-containing radical SAM protein, whose translation MRILLAHPAFPITYWGFQHALPIIAKRATLPPLGLITVAAHLPASAEVRLIDLAVTPLDDAALAWADVVLIGGMRIQLPSMLELIARARRLGRRTIVGGPAATTAPDDLAAADVVFCGEVEGRDDELWQAITGVTDGVVPAPSARPALAQTRLPRYDLLDLTAYASMSVQYSRGCPFRCEFCDVIEIFGRVPRVKAPAQVLAELDALDQLGWRGTVFLVDDNFIGNRREVATLLPALTAWQVAHDWPLALYTEASVDLAGEPDLVRGMVGAGFGAVFLGIETPSEEALRGVGKTQNLRMAPAEAVAILARGGLEVMSGFIVGFDSDDLSALAAQRRFLAAAPIPLAMVGLLTALPGTALWRRLAQAGRLRTSGGGDQYAHTNFVPIMDERALLTGYADLLAEIYSPDAYLARCLAHLALAPTPTARVRAGGARIAARAVWQLGVRGGRRRQFWQLLGAAIRKSPAFTSWAIEKAIQGEHLIRYTAEQVVPRIRAAAEAIPRPTEVAVDLPVPPGPRDRARPRPAPTA comes from the coding sequence ATGCGCATCCTCCTCGCTCACCCGGCGTTCCCGATCACCTACTGGGGCTTCCAGCACGCGCTGCCGATCATCGCCAAGCGCGCGACGTTGCCGCCGCTGGGCCTGATCACCGTCGCCGCGCACCTGCCGGCGTCGGCCGAGGTCCGGCTGATCGACCTCGCGGTGACGCCGCTCGACGACGCCGCGCTGGCCTGGGCCGACGTGGTGCTGATCGGCGGCATGCGCATCCAGCTGCCGTCGATGCTCGAGCTCATCGCGCGCGCGCGCCGGCTGGGGCGTCGCACGATCGTCGGCGGGCCCGCGGCCACGACCGCGCCCGACGACCTGGCCGCGGCCGACGTGGTGTTCTGCGGCGAGGTCGAGGGCCGCGACGACGAGCTGTGGCAGGCGATCACCGGCGTCACGGACGGCGTCGTGCCCGCGCCGAGCGCGCGCCCGGCCCTGGCCCAGACCCGGCTGCCGCGCTACGACCTGCTCGACCTCACCGCCTACGCGTCGATGAGCGTGCAGTACTCGCGCGGCTGTCCGTTCCGGTGCGAGTTCTGCGACGTGATCGAGATCTTCGGTCGGGTGCCGCGGGTCAAGGCGCCGGCGCAGGTGCTGGCCGAGCTCGACGCGCTGGACCAGCTCGGCTGGCGCGGCACGGTGTTCCTGGTCGACGACAACTTCATCGGCAACCGGCGCGAGGTCGCGACGCTCCTGCCGGCGCTGACCGCGTGGCAGGTCGCGCACGACTGGCCGCTGGCGCTCTACACCGAGGCCAGCGTCGATCTCGCGGGCGAGCCCGACCTCGTGCGCGGCATGGTCGGGGCCGGGTTCGGCGCGGTGTTCCTGGGCATCGAGACGCCGTCCGAGGAGGCGCTGCGCGGCGTCGGCAAGACCCAGAACCTGCGCATGGCGCCGGCCGAGGCGGTCGCGATCCTGGCCCGCGGCGGGCTCGAGGTCATGTCGGGCTTCATCGTCGGGTTCGACAGCGACGACCTGAGCGCGCTCGCGGCCCAGCGCCGGTTCCTCGCCGCGGCGCCGATCCCGCTGGCGATGGTCGGCCTGCTGACCGCGCTGCCGGGCACCGCGCTGTGGCGCCGGCTCGCGCAGGCCGGTCGCCTGCGGACGTCGGGCGGCGGCGATCAGTACGCGCACACCAACTTCGTGCCGATCATGGACGAGCGGGCGCTGCTCACCGGCTACGCCGACCTGCTGGCCGAGATCTACTCGCCCGACGCCTACCTGGCGCGCTGCCTGGCCCACCTGGCGCTGGCGCCGACCCCGACCGCGCGGGTCCGCGCCGGCGGCGCGCGCATCGCCGCGCGGGCCGTCTGGCAGCTCGGCGTGCGCGGCGGGCGCCGGCGTCAGTTCTGGCAGCTGCTCGGCGCGGCGATCCGCAAGTCGCCGGCGTTCACGTCGTGGGCGATCGAGAAGGCGATCCAGGGCGAGCACCTGATCCGCTACACCGCCGAGCAGGTCGTGCCCCGCATCCGCGCCGCCGCCGAGGCGATCCCACGCCCGACCGAGGTCGCCGTCGATCTGCCGGTG